One window from the genome of Oryza glaberrima chromosome 3, OglaRS2, whole genome shotgun sequence encodes:
- the LOC127768335 gene encoding FH protein interacting protein FIP2-like yields the protein MESPPESSSSSPVLLNIGGKRYATTVETLTQREPSSMLAAMFSGRHTLPRHPDTGMVFVDRDGKHFRHVLNWLRDGAVPDMSESEYQQLLREAEYYQLLGLADCINDRLGWKNDENFSEAELTRKDVIKCIQAPRVRFRGVNLSGLDLSKLDLSEVDFSYACIKNANFSSAYLRKAKFRLTEATCSSFQSANLHECELIGANLEGSVLDKANLQSANLQDACLKQCCFIETDLRSAHLQGANLMGANLSGANLEGANLKGAKLAGTNLECANLQRAYLREVDLRETHLTGAKLGGANLLGAIR from the exons atGGAGTCGCCGCCggagtcctcctcctcctccccggtcCTCCTCAACATCG GGGGCAAGAGGTACGCGACCACCGTCGAGACGCTCACGCAGCGGGAGCCCAGCTCCATGCTCGCCGCCATGTTCAGCGGGAGGCACACGCTCCCCCGGCACCCGGACACG GGCATGGTGTTCGTGGACAGGGACGGGAAGCACTTCAGGCATGTCCTCAACTGGCTCAGGGACGGCGCCGTCCCAGACATGTCGGAGTCTGAGTACCAGCAGCTCCTGCGAGAAGCGGAGTACTACCAGTTGCTC GGCTTGGCTGATTGCATAAATGATAGATTGGGTTGGAAAAATGATGAGAATTTCTCGGAGGCCGAATTGACACGCAAAGATGTGATCAAGTGCATCCAAGCTCCGAGAGTCAGATTTCGTGGTGTAAATCTATCTGGCCTTGATCTATCCAAACTT GATTTATCAGAGGTGGACTTCAGCTATGCATGCATAAAGAATGCCAATTTTTCCTCTGCTTATCTTCGTAAAGCAAAGTTCAGG CTGACAGAAGCTACTTGTTCTTCATTCCAAAGTGCAAATTTACATGA GTGTGAGCTTATTGGAGCAAATCTTGAAGGATCTGTTCTAGATAAAGCAAACCTTCAAAGTGCAAACCTACAGG ATGCATGCTTAAAGCAATGTTGCTTCATTGAAACGGATCTTCGTTCTGCTCATTTACAG GGTGCTAATCTTATGGGCGCCAACTTGAGTGGAGCTAATCTTGAAGGGGCCAATCTCAAG GGAGCTAAGTTGGCCGGTACAAACTTGGAATGTGCAAATCTTCAGCGAGCCTACTTGCGAGAAGTTGATTTGCGCGAAACT CATTTAACTGGTGCTAAGCTTGGAGGTGCAAATC